A genomic window from Litoreibacter janthinus includes:
- a CDS encoding sulfite exporter TauE/SafE family protein translates to MEELFPIISPQLLAVAVLIGVVSGFVKGVVGFAMPTIFISGLSSFLSPELALAGLILPTMATNVIQSLRQGIGAAWTSLKNFKLFLGAGAVMLVLSAQLVNLIPSNALYLAIGLPVAGFTALQLMGWSPKLAGRSALAEGLVGTFAGFVAGLSGIWGPPTVLYLTAVDTPKQEQMRVQGVVFGLGAMMLMFAHLQSGVLRAETLPFSAVLILPAILGIWLGFKVQDRIDQSTFRKVTSWVLLLAGLNLIRRGLLG, encoded by the coding sequence ATGGAAGAGTTGTTCCCAATCATTTCTCCCCAGTTACTTGCAGTGGCTGTGCTTATCGGCGTCGTTTCCGGTTTCGTAAAAGGCGTTGTGGGCTTCGCCATGCCGACGATTTTCATCTCCGGTCTGAGCAGCTTCCTTTCGCCCGAGCTAGCATTGGCCGGATTGATCCTGCCAACCATGGCGACGAACGTAATTCAGTCGCTTCGTCAGGGCATCGGAGCTGCGTGGACTTCCCTCAAAAATTTCAAGCTCTTCTTGGGGGCAGGGGCTGTGATGCTTGTCCTAAGCGCGCAGCTTGTAAATCTTATACCGTCAAATGCCCTGTATCTCGCGATTGGCTTGCCTGTCGCTGGGTTTACTGCCCTGCAATTGATGGGGTGGAGCCCCAAATTGGCGGGTCGGAGCGCTCTCGCAGAGGGGCTTGTCGGAACCTTTGCCGGATTTGTGGCAGGGCTTTCAGGGATCTGGGGGCCGCCGACTGTGCTGTATCTGACTGCGGTTGATACGCCCAAGCAAGAGCAGATGCGTGTACAGGGTGTTGTGTTCGGTCTAGGTGCGATGATGCTGATGTTTGCGCATCTACAGTCGGGTGTTCTTCGCGCCGAAACGCTTCCATTCTCTGCGGTGCTGATCTTGCCTGCGATTTTGGGGATCTGGCTTGGGTTCAAAGTGCAGGACCGGATTGATCAATCGACGTTCAGAAAAGTCACGTCTTGGGTGCTGCTGCTTGCCGGTCTGAATTTGATCCGGCGTGGATTGTTGGGTTAG
- a CDS encoding acyl-CoA dehydrogenase family protein, with product MAHDGQDMTLATPTDTVLPDLTTLTAATLGPISDLLAKAKDLVREQLTDNDRISGTLLEQNQTAAHGLAWLATYVQSLTQMQKWAEKLTADGKFSEVEQLIHQIAFGEYLGQIQGGIPMSQGEILRLRDIGLSHDDQLSMMTPEVLTLMGSGNTQSARSRLVELMQERSAEIITGASGLDDELEMIREQFRRFSIEKVEPFAHEWHLKDELIPMEIIEELAEMGVFGLTIPEEYGGFGLSKASMVVVSEELSRGYIGVGSLGTRSEIAAELILCGGTDEQKEKWLPKLASAETLPTAVFTEPNTGSDLGALRTRALKDGDDYKVTGNKTWITHAARTHFMTLLARTDPETANYKGLSMFIAEKTPGDDANPFPTEGMTGGEIEVLGYRGMKEYELAFDNFHVKGENLLGGAEGQGFKQLMQTFESARIQTAARAIGVAQSAIDVAMQYAQDRKQFGKSLIDFPRVSGKIAMMAVETMIARQLTYFSADEKDHDRRCDLEAGMAKLLGARVAWASADNALQIHGGNGFALEYKVSRILCDARILNIFEGAAEIQAQVIARRLLD from the coding sequence ATGGCCCATGATGGACAGGATATGACCCTCGCGACCCCGACTGATACGGTTCTGCCGGATCTTACTACTTTGACTGCCGCAACCCTTGGTCCGATCAGTGATTTACTTGCGAAGGCAAAAGACCTTGTTCGCGAACAACTGACTGATAACGATCGGATTTCTGGCACATTACTTGAACAAAACCAGACGGCCGCGCACGGGTTGGCATGGCTGGCAACCTACGTACAATCCCTGACCCAAATGCAGAAATGGGCTGAGAAATTGACTGCGGATGGCAAGTTTTCCGAGGTTGAGCAGCTGATTCACCAAATCGCATTCGGAGAGTATTTGGGCCAAATTCAAGGCGGCATCCCCATGTCTCAAGGCGAAATTCTGCGCTTGCGAGATATCGGATTGTCGCATGATGACCAGCTTTCCATGATGACACCCGAGGTTTTGACCCTCATGGGCTCTGGCAATACGCAATCTGCACGCTCACGCCTCGTTGAATTGATGCAAGAGCGTTCCGCCGAGATCATCACCGGCGCGTCCGGCCTTGATGACGAGCTTGAGATGATCAGAGAGCAGTTCCGCCGTTTCTCTATCGAAAAGGTCGAGCCTTTCGCGCATGAATGGCACCTCAAAGACGAGCTGATCCCGATGGAAATCATTGAAGAGCTTGCTGAGATGGGCGTTTTTGGCCTGACCATTCCAGAGGAATATGGGGGCTTCGGCTTATCCAAAGCCTCCATGGTCGTGGTCTCCGAAGAACTATCGCGCGGCTATATCGGGGTAGGTTCGCTTGGTACGCGTTCCGAGATCGCAGCGGAGCTGATCTTGTGCGGCGGCACGGACGAGCAAAAGGAAAAGTGGTTGCCGAAACTGGCCTCCGCCGAGACCTTGCCCACCGCTGTATTCACCGAGCCTAACACGGGCTCCGACCTTGGCGCATTGCGCACGCGTGCCTTAAAGGACGGTGACGACTACAAGGTCACTGGCAACAAAACGTGGATCACCCACGCAGCCCGCACACATTTCATGACGCTGCTGGCGCGAACTGATCCTGAGACGGCCAACTACAAGGGTCTGTCCATGTTCATCGCCGAAAAAACCCCGGGCGATGACGCAAACCCTTTCCCGACCGAAGGCATGACAGGCGGCGAGATTGAGGTTCTGGGCTACCGCGGCATGAAGGAGTACGAACTCGCTTTCGACAACTTCCACGTCAAAGGTGAGAACCTTCTTGGTGGTGCGGAGGGTCAAGGGTTCAAGCAGCTTATGCAAACCTTCGAGTCCGCGCGCATCCAAACTGCAGCGCGTGCCATTGGTGTTGCACAATCTGCCATCGACGTAGCGATGCAGTATGCACAAGACCGCAAACAGTTCGGCAAGTCGCTGATCGATTTCCCACGTGTCTCGGGCAAAATTGCCATGATGGCAGTTGAGACCATGATCGCGCGGCAATTGACATACTTCTCTGCGGACGAGAAAGATCACGACCGTCGCTGCGATCTGGAAGCTGGGATGGCCAAGCTGCTAGGTGCCCGCGTCGCATGGGCCAGCGCCGACAACGCGTTGCAAATCCACGGCGGAAACGGCTTTGCTTTAGAATACAAGGTCAGCCGCATTCTGTGCGACGCACGTATCCTCAATATCTTCGAGGGCGCGGCGGAGATTCAGGCGCAGGTGATCGCACGCCGCCTGCTCGACTAG
- a CDS encoding META domain-containing protein: protein MKHLALIALVLLAACKDETISGYAADGAIYSLRTINGVAFEARATLSFPEEGKIAGQAPCNRYSGAQVAPYPWFDVERVISTRMACPDLKAESAFFRSLESMTLSETAGTTLILSNDRGDEMVFRAGE from the coding sequence ATGAAGCATCTCGCACTTATAGCTTTGGTCCTGCTGGCCGCATGTAAGGACGAAACCATATCTGGGTATGCCGCCGACGGGGCAATCTATAGCCTTCGAACCATTAATGGCGTCGCGTTCGAAGCCCGAGCCACATTGTCATTCCCAGAAGAGGGTAAGATTGCGGGACAAGCGCCCTGCAACAGGTACTCTGGAGCGCAGGTCGCACCTTATCCATGGTTTGACGTTGAACGAGTCATCAGCACGAGAATGGCATGCCCCGACCTAAAGGCGGAAAGCGCGTTCTTCAGATCCTTGGAAAGCATGACGCTGTCAGAAACGGCGGGCACCACTTTGATCTTGTCGAACGACAGAGGCGACGAGATGGTGTTCAGGGCTGGCGAATAA
- the recO gene encoding DNA repair protein RecO, translating into MEWRSQGVLLSARRHGENAAIIDVFTPEYGRHAGVVRGGAGRKLSPILQPGAQLDVSWRARLEGHLGAFTVEPIKSRAAAVMGDRKALAGLNALCGLLQFALAERDPHPDLYDRTLLVFDLLGESEAWPLAYVQWELALLEELGFGLDLSSCAVTGSMQELIYVSPRTGRAVSRQGAGDWASRLLSLPNCLRGVGDGSLEGVPDALATTGHFLTTWMAPQLGNKPLPVSRDRLLEALGVIRQP; encoded by the coding sequence ATGGAGTGGCGAAGCCAAGGGGTCTTGCTATCAGCGCGCCGTCACGGCGAAAACGCGGCCATCATTGATGTCTTTACCCCGGAATACGGGCGCCATGCTGGTGTCGTGCGCGGTGGGGCAGGGCGAAAACTATCGCCCATATTGCAACCCGGCGCGCAGTTGGATGTTTCATGGCGCGCGCGTTTGGAAGGTCATTTGGGTGCGTTCACTGTAGAGCCAATCAAATCACGGGCAGCAGCAGTTATGGGCGACCGCAAAGCGTTGGCGGGGCTGAACGCATTGTGCGGTTTGCTTCAATTTGCGCTGGCGGAACGCGACCCGCATCCCGATCTGTATGACCGAACGCTGCTGGTATTTGATCTGCTTGGCGAAAGCGAGGCATGGCCTCTGGCGTATGTGCAGTGGGAGTTGGCTTTGCTGGAAGAGCTTGGTTTTGGTTTGGACTTGTCATCTTGCGCAGTTACCGGATCGATGCAGGAGCTTATCTATGTCTCCCCGCGCACGGGCCGAGCAGTGTCTCGACAAGGGGCAGGCGACTGGGCCTCTCGCCTGTTGTCATTGCCAAACTGTTTAAGAGGCGTCGGAGACGGGTCTCTTGAGGGCGTGCCGGATGCGTTAGCAACTACTGGGCACTTTCTGACGACATGGATGGCCCCGCAGTTGGGGAACAAGCCATTGCCCGTGTCGCGAGATCGATTGCTTGAGGCGTTAGGCGTTATTCGCCAGCCCTGA
- a CDS encoding DUF1491 family protein translates to MSNRLTSDFWVSAYLNRLRLENIPAFVTSKGDPTAGMVMVKLNTLDGQAISYQRSFDLMSGERAWVVLAEGPEADVDEAIRKQLSFDPDLWVIEVEDKSARHLLDQEGLA, encoded by the coding sequence ATGTCTAATCGCCTCACCTCCGATTTCTGGGTTTCGGCCTATTTGAATAGGCTGCGTCTGGAAAATATCCCTGCCTTCGTAACCTCCAAAGGTGACCCGACGGCTGGTATGGTTATGGTCAAGTTAAACACCTTGGACGGGCAGGCCATATCTTATCAACGCTCGTTTGACCTGATGAGCGGCGAGCGCGCTTGGGTGGTGTTGGCCGAAGGGCCCGAGGCCGACGTTGATGAAGCGATCCGTAAGCAGCTAAGTTTCGATCCCGACCTATGGGTGATCGAAGTTGAGGATAAATCGGCGCGGCACCTTCTGGATCAAGAGGGCCTAGCCTGA
- the era gene encoding GTPase Era, producing MTEATRAGFIALIGEPNAGKSTLLNRMVGAKVSIVTHKVQTTRARIRGVAMEGQAQLIFVDTPGLFKPRRRLDRAMVAAAWSGASDADIVVLLVEAHRGITEGVGAILDGLAERTTGAPVVLAINKIDRVKSDALLGLTKELNDRFAFQETFMISAEKGHGVDALRGWLAGQVPEGPWLYPEDQLADAPMRQIAAEITREKLTLRLHQELPYQMTVETEKWEEQKDGSARIEQLIYVIRDGHKGIVLGNKGETIKAVGKAAREELVEFLGRKVHLFLQVKVRPGWLEDSERYSEMGLDFKDGNV from the coding sequence ATGACTGAGGCAACCCGCGCGGGTTTCATCGCGCTGATCGGAGAGCCCAACGCAGGCAAGTCGACCCTGCTGAATCGCATGGTCGGCGCCAAGGTGTCGATCGTGACACATAAGGTTCAGACCACACGTGCCCGCATCCGTGGTGTCGCGATGGAAGGTCAGGCGCAGTTGATCTTCGTTGACACCCCAGGGCTATTTAAACCCCGTCGCCGGCTAGACCGTGCAATGGTTGCTGCGGCGTGGTCCGGCGCGTCGGACGCTGACATTGTAGTGCTTCTGGTCGAGGCACACCGTGGAATCACCGAAGGAGTGGGTGCTATTCTGGACGGATTGGCGGAACGGACCACCGGTGCGCCTGTAGTGCTGGCTATCAATAAGATTGACCGTGTGAAGTCGGACGCTTTGCTTGGGTTGACCAAGGAATTGAACGACCGTTTTGCCTTTCAGGAGACTTTCATGATCTCTGCGGAAAAAGGTCATGGAGTGGATGCGTTGCGTGGCTGGTTGGCCGGTCAGGTGCCTGAAGGGCCGTGGTTGTATCCCGAAGACCAGCTGGCGGACGCGCCAATGCGCCAGATCGCGGCAGAGATCACCCGCGAGAAACTGACGCTGCGCCTTCATCAGGAATTGCCGTATCAGATGACTGTTGAGACCGAAAAGTGGGAAGAGCAAAAGGATGGCTCTGCACGGATCGAACAACTCATTTACGTGATCCGCGACGGCCACAAAGGTATCGTACTTGGCAACAAGGGCGAGACTATCAAAGCCGTTGGCAAAGCAGCCCGCGAGGAGCTGGTCGAGTTCCTTGGCCGCAAGGTACATCTGTTTTTGCAGGTTAAGGTGCGTCCGGGTTGGCTGGAAGATAGCGAGCGTTATTCGGAAATGGGCTTGGACTTTAAAGACGGAAATGTCTAA
- the rnc gene encoding ribonuclease III, producing MKLSAELSAFCDRIGYRFQRPELLVRALTHGSISSITRPDNQRLEFLGDRVLGLVMAEALLDADVEATEGVLAPRYNALVRKETCADVARDIELGAVLKLGKSEMVSGGRRKEALLGDGMEALIAAVYRDGGFSSARELILRLWGKRIHEVDADARDPKTALQEFVQARGEATPIYEIIKREGPDHAPEFTIAVTLASGERAEAKAGAKRQAEQAAAKALLERLDT from the coding sequence ATGAAACTGTCGGCTGAGCTCTCGGCTTTTTGTGATCGGATCGGTTACCGATTTCAAAGGCCAGAGTTGCTCGTCCGCGCGTTGACCCATGGCTCTATTTCCTCGATCACTCGTCCTGATAATCAGCGTTTGGAATTTCTTGGCGACCGCGTGCTGGGCCTTGTGATGGCCGAAGCGCTTTTAGATGCTGACGTTGAGGCGACAGAGGGGGTGCTCGCCCCGAGATACAACGCTTTGGTGCGCAAAGAGACCTGTGCGGACGTCGCGCGAGATATTGAACTCGGTGCAGTTCTGAAGTTGGGAAAATCCGAAATGGTGTCCGGCGGCCGACGCAAAGAAGCGCTATTGGGCGATGGGATGGAAGCCCTGATTGCTGCGGTCTACCGCGATGGCGGTTTCTCATCGGCGCGCGAGCTGATCTTGCGGCTTTGGGGCAAACGTATCCATGAGGTTGATGCGGACGCACGGGACCCTAAGACCGCGTTACAAGAATTTGTGCAGGCGCGTGGCGAAGCAACACCAATCTATGAGATCATCAAGCGCGAAGGCCCCGACCACGCGCCGGAATTCACCATCGCGGTAACGCTTGCCTCTGGCGAGCGGGCCGAAGCGAAGGCAGGGGCCAAGAGGCAAGCGGAACAGGCTGCGGCCAAGGCGCTTTTGGAAAGGCTGGACACATGA
- the lepB gene encoding signal peptidase I has product MARSSDKEPESIMETVKTVVYALAIAAVFRTLFFQPFWIPSGSMKDTLLVGDFLFVNKMAYGYSRYSCPFGICPIPDRLFGDQPERGDVVVFRHPVSGQDYIKRLIGLPGDKIQVKNGVLFLNDQAQKQVPTDPFIETYEAQGSVGGFPACSNGAVGLGGDCEKEKAIETLDGGVSHAILNIRDGLGADNTPVFSVPEGHFFFMGDNRDNSIDSRFAQAGGGVGMVPFANLLGRADRVIFSSAGSRMLYFWTWRGDRFFKAIE; this is encoded by the coding sequence ATGGCACGCAGCAGTGACAAAGAGCCAGAAAGCATCATGGAAACCGTGAAGACGGTGGTTTACGCATTGGCGATTGCCGCTGTGTTCCGCACACTGTTTTTCCAGCCGTTCTGGATTCCCTCGGGTTCCATGAAAGACACGTTGCTTGTTGGCGACTTCTTGTTCGTGAACAAGATGGCCTACGGCTATTCGCGGTATAGCTGCCCGTTTGGAATTTGCCCGATCCCTGACCGTCTATTTGGTGATCAACCCGAGCGCGGCGATGTGGTCGTGTTTCGTCATCCTGTGAGCGGGCAGGATTACATCAAGCGGCTGATCGGCCTACCGGGCGACAAAATTCAAGTGAAGAACGGTGTCTTGTTCTTGAACGACCAAGCGCAAAAGCAGGTCCCGACTGATCCGTTTATAGAGACCTACGAAGCTCAGGGGTCAGTTGGCGGTTTTCCCGCTTGCAGCAACGGTGCTGTGGGTCTTGGTGGCGACTGCGAAAAAGAGAAAGCCATTGAGACGCTGGACGGTGGCGTATCCCACGCCATTCTAAATATCCGTGACGGCTTGGGCGCTGATAATACCCCCGTGTTCAGTGTGCCTGAGGGGCATTTCTTCTTCATGGGTGACAATCGCGACAACTCTATCGACAGCCGCTTTGCGCAAGCCGGTGGAGGTGTGGGCATGGTGCCGTTCGCAAACCTTTTAGGCCGAGCTGACCGGGTGATTTTCTCGTCTGCTGGCTCCCGCATGTTGTATTTCTGGACCTGGCGCGGCGACCGGTTCTTCAAAGCGATTGAGTAG
- the acpS gene encoding holo-ACP synthase, with the protein MILGVGTDLANIERIEGTLARFGDRFRNRVFTEVEQRKAERRKDVAGTYAKRWAAKEACSKALGTGLRMGISWKDMAVSNLRTGQPVMEVTGWAAERLREMTPDGHEALIHVTLTDDHPWAQAFVVIEARPLGLPAG; encoded by the coding sequence ATGATCTTGGGTGTCGGGACTGACTTGGCCAATATTGAGCGGATCGAGGGCACATTGGCGCGATTTGGTGATCGATTTCGCAACCGCGTTTTCACCGAAGTCGAGCAGCGCAAAGCAGAGCGTCGTAAGGACGTAGCGGGCACTTATGCTAAGCGGTGGGCGGCCAAAGAGGCCTGTTCCAAAGCGCTGGGCACGGGACTGCGGATGGGGATTTCGTGGAAAGATATGGCAGTGAGCAATCTGCGCACGGGCCAACCCGTCATGGAAGTCACGGGCTGGGCCGCAGAGCGTTTGCGAGAAATGACACCAGACGGTCACGAGGCTTTGATCCACGTCACTTTGACCGATGATCACCCATGGGCTCAGGCGTTTGTGGTCATTGAAGCGCGACCGCTTGGGCTGCCCGCGGGTTGA
- a CDS encoding LysE family translocator, translated as MTGVDFTLLLLAWAIGGASPGPATLAIAGTSMQRGRPAGLAVAAGIVCGSASWGVAAALGMSALMIANAWLVEILRYVGAAYLMYLGYKAVRSSLSDKPLATIQAKQGDLRSLYLKGLLLHLTNPKPVFGWGAIFAIAIPPGSDASAVWETFAALFVVSNVVFFGYALLFSTGAFIRGYQKLRRWFEVIFGLMFGFAGLKILTARLT; from the coding sequence GTGACAGGCGTCGACTTTACCTTATTGCTTCTGGCTTGGGCGATTGGCGGCGCTTCCCCCGGCCCTGCGACCTTAGCCATTGCAGGCACGTCGATGCAACGTGGGCGGCCTGCGGGGCTGGCCGTCGCTGCTGGTATTGTTTGCGGTTCTGCCTCTTGGGGCGTCGCTGCCGCGTTGGGTATGAGCGCGTTGATGATTGCAAACGCTTGGCTCGTGGAAATTCTACGATACGTCGGAGCTGCCTACTTGATGTATTTGGGCTACAAGGCTGTGCGATCGAGCTTGTCCGACAAGCCGCTAGCCACAATTCAAGCGAAACAGGGTGATCTGCGATCACTCTACCTGAAAGGCCTTCTGCTTCATCTTACAAATCCAAAGCCGGTCTTCGGCTGGGGCGCGATATTTGCGATTGCGATACCTCCGGGGTCAGATGCCAGTGCTGTCTGGGAAACTTTCGCAGCGCTGTTTGTCGTGTCCAATGTGGTGTTCTTCGGCTATGCGCTCTTGTTTTCGACGGGGGCTTTCATTCGCGGCTATCAAAAGCTGCGGCGGTGGTTTGAGGTAATTTTCGGACTAATGTTCGGATTTGCAGGCCTGAAAATTTTAACGGCGAGGCTGACATGA
- a CDS encoding pyridoxine 5'-phosphate synthase, producing MSGKLRLGVNIDHVATVRNARGGDNPDPVRAALLAQEAGADGITAHLREDRRHIRDEDMAAIKAAISIPLNFEMAATDEMQAVALATQPHAVCLVPERREERTTEGGLDVAGDDNRLSTYIAPFKAAGTRVSLFIGADERQVRAAARIGADIIELHAGAYCDAHAEGRFDVRDAEFAKLRDMATLAHSLGLEVHAGHGFTFESVKPIAALPEMVELNIGHFLIGEAIFTGLASSITEMRRLMDEARA from the coding sequence ATGAGCGGAAAACTGCGCCTTGGCGTGAATATCGATCACGTCGCTACGGTTCGAAATGCCCGTGGCGGCGACAACCCTGATCCGGTTCGAGCCGCGCTGCTGGCGCAAGAGGCGGGGGCTGATGGCATTACTGCCCATCTGCGCGAGGACCGCCGCCATATTCGCGATGAAGACATGGCTGCAATCAAGGCTGCAATCTCGATCCCGTTGAATTTCGAGATGGCAGCGACTGATGAAATGCAGGCGGTTGCCTTGGCGACGCAACCTCATGCGGTGTGCCTCGTCCCTGAGCGCCGCGAAGAGCGGACAACCGAGGGTGGCTTGGACGTCGCTGGCGATGACAATCGGCTTTCGACCTATATCGCGCCGTTCAAAGCGGCGGGAACGCGGGTTTCGTTGTTCATCGGCGCTGACGAGCGGCAGGTTCGCGCGGCGGCGCGCATCGGTGCAGACATAATTGAACTTCATGCCGGCGCTTATTGCGATGCACACGCTGAAGGGCGCTTTGATGTGCGGGACGCGGAATTCGCAAAGCTCCGCGATATGGCAACGCTTGCTCATTCGCTCGGGCTCGAAGTCCATGCCGGACATGGCTTCACATTTGAAAGTGTGAAGCCCATTGCCGCCCTGCCCGAGATGGTAGAGCTGAATATCGGGCATTTTCTAATAGGCGAGGCAATTTTCACCGGGCTCGCCAGCTCGATTACCGAAATGCGCCGCCTCATGGATGAGGCCCGCGCGTGA
- a CDS encoding DUF2062 domain-containing protein, with protein MFKRRTPKSWALWALHLIWPQGGWGRAFGYVKHRVRRLPDAPHRIARGIFAGVFTTFTPFYGFHFFIAAFVAKVMRGNMLAALMATFFGNPLTYLPIGVVSLKTGHFLLGTEFEENMNIGRRFAGAWRDLKDNFYAMFTDDVAHWDRLSGFYDEVFFPYMIGGLIPGVIAGTIAYYISAPLIAAYQNRRKGRLKAKLEEIRARKAAKKAEDGRAQ; from the coding sequence GTGTTCAAGCGCAGAACACCAAAAAGCTGGGCCCTTTGGGCGCTGCACTTGATCTGGCCTCAGGGCGGATGGGGCAGAGCGTTTGGATACGTCAAGCACCGTGTCCGCCGTCTGCCTGATGCCCCCCATCGTATCGCACGCGGCATCTTTGCAGGCGTCTTTACGACCTTCACCCCCTTCTATGGCTTTCACTTTTTCATTGCTGCGTTTGTTGCGAAAGTCATGCGGGGTAACATGCTTGCCGCCCTAATGGCGACGTTCTTCGGCAACCCGCTGACCTACCTTCCCATCGGGGTTGTTTCACTAAAAACTGGCCACTTTTTATTGGGCACCGAGTTTGAGGAGAATATGAACATCGGGCGCCGCTTTGCTGGCGCTTGGCGGGATCTGAAAGATAACTTTTACGCCATGTTTACTGACGATGTGGCGCATTGGGATCGTCTGTCTGGTTTTTATGACGAAGTCTTCTTTCCCTATATGATCGGCGGGCTAATTCCGGGAGTGATCGCAGGGACGATTGCCTATTATATCAGTGCACCGCTCATTGCGGCCTATCAGAACCGCCGCAAAGGGCGGCTCAAGGCCAAACTCGAAGAAATTCGCGCGCGCAAGGCCGCCAAGAAAGCCGAGGATGGCCGCGCGCAATAA